The sequence aggagaggagaggaggagagaagaggagaggagaggagaggagagaagaagaggagagaagagaagaggagaagaggagaagaggagagaagaggagaggagaggagagaagagaacaggagagaaaagaaaagagaagaggagagaagagaagagagaggaggagagaagagaagagagaagaaatgaaaagagaagagagaagaggagaggagagaagaggacagaagaaaagagaagagaagaagaggagagaagaggagagaaaagaaaagagaagagaagagagaagaaaagaaaagagaagaggagaggagagaagaggagaggagaggagagaagaaaagagaagagaagaagaggagagaagaggagaggagagaggaggagagaagagaagaaacgaagagaagaggagagaagaggagaggaaagagaagagaagaggagaaaagagaagagaagagagaagagaagagaagaggagaggagagaagagaagagaagaggagaagagagaagaggagagagaagaagagaagagaagaggagaaagagaagagaagagagagaagagaagaggagaggagaggagagaagagaagaggagaagagagaagaggagagaagagaggagaagaaaagagagaataggagatagaagagaaaaagagaagtggaagaacagaacagaagagaagaagagaagaatcaGTTGTTCAGCAGTCTGACCTGCTGAACGCCACAAAACATCCGTCAGAAAAATGCAAAGTCATCATTACTCTGCTTCATTATTTAAGATGAAACTGATCAATCTGCTTCCAGCTGTTCATCTCACTGTTTACTTtacaagaagagaagaagagaagagaagagagaagagaagagaagagaagagaagagaagagaaatattAAAAATTTCTGTTCAGCATTTCTAATCGGTCTCATGATTCACATAAAAATCTCTGACACTGAAACTGTCTCCAGGTCATCAGATCATAATAACCAGGTTATAGAcgggagggaacgagggagttttgtggcaaaaaaaaaattaaattaaattctgtttcaaaAAACCCTGATTTTCCCTCTGTAATAAACTAATACACATCTCTAGGATAGAAGTTAATCACGTACAGTAGGAAATACTACCAACTACTGCCGGTTTTTATCATTAAAACAGGGTCTCTCTCCAGAAGTAAAACAGAAATTAACACATAACTGATAATATCAGTATATTTTTGTTAATGCAGGTGGTTGTTGGAcatattttagtttattttttaccACTATATCCCTGCTAACTAGGTACGTTAGCCTCCCTACTGATATAACATTAAAGATTTAGCTGAGTTTTGAGTCCCTTATATAAAGTTAGCAGCTTGTTTCcctaataactaataactaactCAACCGTGATATCAACTGTCTGCTTCTGCTAAATAAACCACCAACAGTTCAGCAGGTTAAAGTTAACTAACTAACCTACTGATGAACTAAACCTCTGATAGTTTATCTggttaaataattaaataaccTGAAAATCTACTTAATAACTAACTAAACTTGTAAAAGCTTAGCTGGTTATCTATCTAACTAAAGAACTAACTAACTTACTAACTAACCTACTGATGAACTAAACCTCTGATAGTTTATCTggttaaataattaaataaccTGAAAATCTACTTAATAACTAACTAAACTTGTAAAAGCTTAGCTGGTTATCTATCTAACTAACGaactaactaattaactaactaACCTACTGATGAACTAAACCTCTGATAGTTTAGCTAGTTAACTGACTTTGTAACTGAACTTATAGCAGTTTAGCTAATTAGCCTTCTAGCTAGTTTTCTGTGAAGTTTGATGCTGCCATGGCTTGTTTTTAAACTGCTAACGCTTCGatttaaaacttaataaagtcgTTATCACGGCTTATTCCAGCGTTAATGTTACCGGTAACCCGGTTTTAAGGGCGTAAAGCTGGGTAACAGTTCAGTGAGCCGGAGCTCCGGTCAGCGGGTCGGGGCGCTCTGCCCAGCCGGGGAGAGGAGCCTCCGGAGCGGCCTTACCTGGAGAGAGCCTCCGCTGTTCGGCCGACACGGAGCCGTGGAGGAACGCGAGGCCGAGCaggcagagaagaagacaggCCGCCATGTTGGGTTCTACAATCTGAACCGTTAActtatttcctctctttctctctctggattCTTTTTCTCTTATCCTCCGTTCACTCCATCCGCTTCTCCCTCTGCACCAGCCCCCCTTTAAACTCTCGCGATATCACCCCCCGAATCTTTCCGACGACATGTCAACACAAGACGGAAGCCTCGCCCCGTTTCTCAGCGTCTCGGCCAATGAGATACGCGGGGAAGCTTGATTGACGGGCGGCCGATCAGTCCGCGCGCCAGAGTGGCACCGcgcgagccaatcagagcaggaCAAATGGAAACGAGGAgctgtgatttctttttttttctcccgtGGCCGCGAGCTACAGAAAGTTCACgaaaaagggagaaagtgaaTCCTCTGCCACGTCTATTAcattcctgagagagagagagacacagagacagaatggagagagagagagagagagagagagagagagagagagagagagagagagagagagagagagagacaggccgGTTTCCACTGgtaataaatattaaaaaaaactatatagAATAGCTGAATTTCCTCATGTATCTTCAGATTAAAGCATTCAAgatctttatttttaattttattttatttttaattttatatcAGTATCCCCTTTATTTATTCCTGGGATCCCCCCCAAAATAGATTTTACAACACAGTTAATATCATAAGACACATGGACTGTACAACATGAtaaacattaataaacattgaTATTACAACATAAATATTTGCATAAATTCAACTTTTATCAGAAATCCTTTAAAGGTGATTTATCGATCAGCATTATTAAACATGGAGGACAGAAGATGAGTTAAAACATGTTAAAGCCAGATATTAGGAGTTTGTTAGATTCATGTTTTGTAGAAGCTGtttgaagtgatttttttaatgtatttatttcagtCAAACTTAAAGGAGAAGTCATTTCGATTTTAGAGTTAAAGGAAAACGctgatgttttttaatgcatttactTACAGTCagcaaatcctatgaaaataacaaaatcaacaatgcgtttgctctgctcccgttactttctgacttcccacgttccttTTTTAGCCGTCagcccggaagtcattggctccaagaGGGTTTATGCCCAACTTCCGCATTCTGTTAAAACAGATTTACTAGTTTCCGGTTCAGTTTCGCTTCACCAAAAGCTTGTTGTTGTACCAGCTATGTGGATATGCCATTGTTTTATTCACCGTATCTTCGAAGGCTGCCATAGATGAGCATTTCCGATGTACATCGTACATGCAGGTTGACCTCCAAGACTCCCACGACCAACTGGATGAAGGGTTTAAGCTGTACGCTTCTTCATACATCTGAGACTATGAGGGTAGCTGTCTgctagctatctagctagctcGCTGTTGTTaattgtatatattatattatattaaccagataaatataatatgatatttaTCAAGCCTCTCAGAATAGGAGTAGGCTAATCAGGGATCATGACTGATACCGATTTCACcagtcagcctgtctctgtttgatACTGGTGAAAATAAAACGACAACGTGATTATGTCGTATGAGACATATATAGCAATCATTAATCAGAAACTTGCTGGGTGGGCTCAAGTAAAATTTGTAAATGACCTCATGATGCAATCTGGATGCCAATAAACTGTCAGTACTTCCTGGTGGCCACTGATGGGCATGTATCAAAAAGTTATGCCGTTACTTGCGGTGTTCCACAAGGCTCGATTTTAGGCCCTTTACTTTTTAGTTTGTATATTCTCCCACTGGGTAAAATCATCAGGAGGCACGGAATACATTTTCATAGCTATGCAGACGATACTCAGCTGTACATTGCGGTTTCTCCAGATGACACGAGCCCCACTGATGTTCTTTTTGACTGTATTTTAGATATTAAAGCATGGAcgtcaaatgtaaaaaaaaaaaaaaagcactggtTATTGGggaaaagacggagagagagacactgactgCTAAGCTCCAATCCGTAGCGTTTAGGTGTCATATTTGATTCTGATTTTAACTTTATGGCTCACATTAGGAATGTCGTTAAGACTTCCTACtagttttaattttttcttcacttgaccgccatgaaaaccagaatataatctactcaccaagaccagatgcagctggacgagtctGTAGAGGTtaatgagccacgaaaatatcctgaaaactgacactgaacacgctggtgaacagattcaacatcagatTCTGCTGCTGCGATTTTCTATTGACGTCTTACTTTTTAGAATgtcattttgccaaatagcattttaatTGATAttagagaacacagcggagggataccgtTTAgcagagatagttcctgtttgggagaccggatctacttttatttttaaatactcattttagtgtaaagcaagaatagaaatgcagaATGAGGACGGACCAGTTGATGCTTTATTGTCTCACAGcaggatctgatgttgaatctgttcaccaacgagttcgatgtcagtttccattcaaatgaataggaagtgaaaatctgaacgctacaaacatCCAGCGGCAtctgattagtttatattctggttttcatggcggtcaagtgccaaataaccccaatgttaatattgctttaagtgtCTGCACTGGTTACCTATTGATATTTTAGGTATATAAGGTTCTTTTACTGGTCTTCAAATCTCTGAATGGACTGGCAGCTGTTTACATGTCAGAAATGTTTGTATTCTAATCTTATatacattgtttattttctctcttttctgttttttttattccatcgcatgtttatctgtgttttgaagccctttgagctgcattttttttgcatgaaatgtGTAATGCAAATAAAGTTAAGAATAAAGAATGTAGGCTTCTACTATGAGAGTATGTCAGTAATGTAAATGTGTTGCATGTAATGTATTGTGGATGTgttgttccccccccccccagggtaaaaaaaaaacaaaacagttactTGTTTATCGTTTTTCTAAACTTTACCATTGCAAGTGAATTTTATTTAAATAgcacactttaaaatacaaagagagtgcttcacaagagataaaataaattgtacaattatataaaataaaaacactaaaacgaaacagtaaaacaacacaatacaatgcaattaTAAGCTTCTACtaaaataaagtgaataaaatTAGAATTGGGAGCCAAGTTGAAAAGGAAAGACAGTAAGAACAAAGCAGGGGAACGCAAAGGTTTGTATTAAAAGGAATGTAAAGTGATAAAATGAAAATCTGGATAAAGAGTAGAACACCTTGGTTCTCAGAAGAGGTGGTTTTAATCTCTGCAGGGAAACAGAAGTCAGAGAGTCACTTCTCTAAATGTGAGGATGTGAATCGAGTCGCTGCGGAGGAGTCGGGATGCGATGGGAACTTCTGCAAAAACACACGAGTCACGTGACACTCACCGCAACAAATACAGTATACGCGTTTGATTTTATTGGATGAAACTTCACTTACTGGCGGGTGATTGGTCAGTTTTGTCCGATTTGACgtgaaggagggggagaaagttATGAAAAGTGTGAAGGGTTTCCTGTTTTCTGAGGAGCAGCTGCTGAGTTTCTTGAAGACGAAGCATCTTTTCTGAGTTCCACTGAAGTTTGGACGGATATCTGGTTTCTCTCCTCCTGGACTCGGTTTGTTCCTTACAGTTAAGACTAGGTAGGAaaactttctttcttcctctctttcctagTTATTATCTGTTATTATTAGATtcccagaggtggaaagtaactaagtacatttactcagaggtggggactcgagtcacatgacttggactcgagtcacagtttcaatcgcttgagtcttgacttgatgcatgaagagaagacttgagacttgacttgacttgggttctggtgacttgggacttgacttgggttctggtgacttgggacttgactctgacttgtactttgatgacttgaaaaggtttctaaagtcttgacttgagatcttgtgtttgtgtaaatgacttagattgaaagtgatgagatttgttccagcggacgactgaatttaaattctgttttctgaatttgtatggaatgattgaatttattgaagttgaaactgattatagaaatcaaactcatgatgctcttaccaagtttttatcctattaaaaccatattgcattgaaaagtcctagatatttagttttctttaagatattaaattgatactggactcttgatttgttctgacttgacttgctgttctacatttagacttgagacttgacattaatgacttggacttgacttgagacttgaaactgacttgggactcgagtgtCATACTTCTGGATCAAATTCTCTTTCCATTCTGTgggactttctacttttcctcctctacatttatctacatagagtttaaactccaacagtatatggagcagttagacaacaacattaaaatacttctgacaggttcatgcttcagataggaacacacacacacacacacacacacacacacacacacacacagacccagggTTTTGTTTTCCAGTTCAAAGTGCATTTTGGGGGGCAATGACCATCAGCTCGTTAtttagacagacacacacacacacacacttgccggAATAcgccgtcacacacacacacacactctctctccacagtcTTCCTcctgaaggagaagagagacaggttgaagaaagacgagagagagagagagagagagagagagagagagagagaggagagagagagagagacatcgcCATGACGACTGAATACCATGACGACACCAACGATGACAGCAGAGCCTTCTGGACCAaaggtgtctgtctgtctgtctgtctgtgtttctaaaagtggtgaaaatgtgaaaagacctgtgtgtgtgtgtgtgtggtgaatgtAGTTGGTGGTGTTGTTAGATCTTAACACTCcacatgatggaggaacatgtagaactgtgtgttagttaataaagtgtaaatctgtagaactgtgtgttagttaataaagtgtaaatctgtatgaagcagctagaagcagagagcagctgagtcagcttgttgtggtgtggctgtagatccattcagtaacgttctcagtaaaagtgaatagtgtgataaggtggatttggttactgtgacacagtaaactgtcttgtctttagccctagtctctactccaaaacactctgagttgtagcttgagaagagtcagctcagttaacctgaacaaactgttagctagctagctagccggcaaacacactgatgttaatgtgaacacgctaacgctagctgctactagatacgttagctagtgtgctaatcagatgtgttaacaacaagacagtgatgttagcctgtctctctctctctctctccacctgtctctctctctctccacctgtctctctctctctctctctctctctctctctctctctctctctctctctctctctctctgtctctctctctccacctgtctctctctctctccacctgtctctctctctctctctctctctctctctgtctctctctctctctctccacctgtctctctctccacctgtctgtctgcagagtCTTCcggctctctgctgctctccactCGCTCCAGATGGAGAGAGTGGCTGTTCCCAGTTCTGACTGCTACAATGATCCTGGTGCTGATCATCGCACTGGGAGCCAGCagtgagcgcacacacacacacacacacacacacacacacacacacacacacacacacacttcccctgtGAAACTGATACAGTTTAGACATTTCACataattaagtgtgtgtgtgtgtgtgtgtgtgtgtgtgtgtgtgtgtgtgttgcagacaCGAAGACATCGAACCGCCTCTGGTCAGCAGAACAGAGTGTTTCCAACCTGACTGACGCTGTCCAATCACTGACCGCCTCCCTGAAACACGCcaaaggtaacacacacacacatacacacacacacacacacacatacacacaacagtTCAGAAACCACATCGTTCCACCAATCCaaacaggagagcaaacacTTCAGaaaccagccaatcagacagCTAGCAGTTCAGAAACATGATTCCACGTGTCAGAGCGGTGTTGTGAGTTGTTTGGTTTCCTGGTTCAGATGCTGCTAAGGAAGTGAACCGTCTGCAGTTCGCTGTGGAGAGCAACAAGGACCAGCTGAACTCAGGTCCGTCTGCCTGACTGTTCCCCCTgaaacacactgcagaacaATGGTTCCTACTGAATTACACTaacatactactactactactatatactactactactactactactactacaactgttactactactgctactactactactataactgttactactactactactgctactactactactactactactataactgttactactactgctactgttactgctactactactactactactgctactactactactgctactactactgctactactactactactactactactactgctactactactactataactgttactactactgctactactactactgctactactactgctactactactactactactactactactgctactactactactataactgttactactactgctactgttactgctactactactactactactgctactactactactactactactactactactgctactactacaactataactgttactactactgctactactgctactactactgttactgctactactactactgctactactactactactgctactactactactactactgctactactactactactactactactataactgttacttactactactgctactactgctactactactactactactgctactactactactactataactgttactactactgctactactgctactactactactactactataactgttactactactgctactactactactactactactactgctactactgctactactactgctactactgctactactactactactataactgttactactactgctactactactgctactactactactactactactacaactgctactactactactactacaactgctactactactactactactactataactgttactactactgctactactactgctactactactactactactataactgttactactactactactactactactactactgctactgctactactactactactactactataactgttactactactgctactactgctactactactactactactgctactactgctactactactactactactactactactgctactactactgctactactactactactactactataactgttactactactactactactactactactactgctactgctactacttctactgctactataactgttactactactactactactactactataactgttactactactgctactagtactactactgctactgctactactactgctactactactactactactactactactgctactactactactactgctactactactactactataactgttactactactactactactactataactgttactactactactactactactgctactgctactactactgctactactactactactactactataactgttactactactgctactactattactactactgctactgctactactactactactactactactgctactactactactactataactgttactactgctactactgctactgctactgctactacgactactactgctactactactactactactgatactactactactactataactgttactactactgctactactactactactactgctactgctactactactactactataactgttactactactgctactactactactactactgctactgctactactactactactactgatactactactactactataactgttactactactgctactactactactactactgctactgctactactactactactataactgttactactactgctactactactactactactactgctgctactactactactactactgctactgctactactactactactactactataactgttactactactgctactactactactactactgctactactactactgctactgctactactactactactactactataactgttactactactgctactactactactactactactactactactgctactgctactactactactactactgctactactactactactactactactataactgttactactactgctactactactactactactgctactgctactactactactactactactactataactgttactactactgctactactactactactagtactactactgctactactgctactactactactactactgctactactactactactactactgctactgctactactactactactactataactgttactactactgctactactactactactactactactactactgctactactactgctactatatactgttactattactactactactactgaaaataatagtaataatgagtataataataatataatacaataatatcTGTAGATGTATtgatatggtgtgtgtgtgcatgtgtgtgtgtgtgcgtgtgcgtgtgtgtgtgtgtgtgtgtgtgtgtgtgtgtgtgtgtgtgtgtgtgtgtgtgtgtgtgtgtgtgtgtgtgtgtgtgtgtgtgtgtgtgtgtgtgtgtgttcagtgtcagATGCGTTGAATCAGTTGTCGGTCCTGGACTCTCTCAGCAGAACGGTGGCTTCGCTCAAATGTGCCCTCAACCGCATGGTCAACaacagtatgcacacacacacacacacacacacacacacacacacaaacacacacacacacacacacacacacaaacacacaacacacacacacacacacacacacacaaacacatacacatacacacaggtatagCTGTTTCTGTGACTGATtgactgtccctctctctctctctgtctgtctctctccctgtctgtctctccctgtctctctctctctctctctctccctgtctgtctctccctgtctctctctccctgtctgtctctctctacctgtctgtctccctgcctgtctgtctgtcagacaccCTGGAGGCCGGCTGCTGTCCTCTGAACTGGGACTTCTTCAGCTCCAGCTGTTACTTCTTCAGCAGGACGTCTCTGTCGTGGGACGCCGCCCGGGACTGGTGCTCCGGACAGGAAGCTCACCTGGTCATCCTGAACACTGCTGAGGAGTGGGTGAGAcaggctgcctgtctgtctgtctgtctgtctgtctgtctctctgtctgtctgtctgtctgtctctctgtctgtctgtctgtctgtctctctgtctgcctgtctgtctctctgtctgtctgtctctctgtctgcctgtctgtctgcctgtctg is a genomic window of Centroberyx gerrardi isolate f3 unplaced genomic scaffold, fCenGer3.hap1.cur.20231027 Scaffold_566, whole genome shotgun sequence containing:
- the LOC139913372 gene encoding asialoglycoprotein receptor 1-like, whose amino-acid sequence is MTTEYHDDTNDDSRAFWTKESSGSLLLSTRSRWREWLFPVLTATMILVLIIALGASNTKTSNRLWSAEQSVSNLTDAVQSLTASLKHAKDAAKEVNRLQFAVESNKDQLNSVSDALNQLSVLDSLSRTVASLKCALNRMVNNNTLEAGCCPLNWDFFSSSCYFFSRTSLSWDAARDWCSGQEAHLVILNTAEEWTFVTTHSMPNFYWVGLTDERTGKWEWVNQTPYTMNRRHWKPHQPDNWEGHGLGGTEDCAHLHSDGRLNDLHCSTRMQFICQRHGPRS